In one Gracilinanus agilis isolate LMUSP501 chromosome 6, AgileGrace, whole genome shotgun sequence genomic region, the following are encoded:
- the LOC123251561 gene encoding small VCP/p97-interacting protein has translation MGLCLPCLGDRPPASPDLEERRLKLAEAAERRQRESSTRGILNVHSVEAKKRKKEQMEKQMSARNSSQGGLRWTVS, from the exons ATGGGGCTCTGCCTGCCCTGCCTAGGAGATCGGCCGCCGGCCTCGCCCGACCTC GAAGAAAGAAGATTAAAACTTGCAGAAGCTGCAGAAAGAAGACAAAGGGAG tctTCCACTCGAGGAATTTTGAACGTTCATTCTGTAGAAgccaagaagaggaaaaaggaacaaATGGAGAAACAGATGTCTGCGAGGAATTCTTCACAAGGAGGGCTTCGA TGGACGGTTTCATAA